The following is a genomic window from Nicotiana tabacum cultivar K326 chromosome 3, ASM71507v2, whole genome shotgun sequence.
ttcaggcctttgctcggcactttcagtacaacATAGATATTGTCTCGGATTGCCTATCCTTGACCAAGATAGAAAAGAAGACCAACGAAAGCTTTAAGGAATACAGGTTCAGATGGAGAGAGCAAGTTGCACGGGTCAATCCTCTGATGGAAGAAGACGAGATGGTCGATTACTTTCTTCAAGCCCTAGAGCCTACTTACTTTTTCCATTTGGTCTCAGCCATAGGTAAGCCCTTCAATGATATGGTAAAGATGGGAGGAATGGtagaaaatgggttgaagccgagCAAGATCATGAACTATTCTGCCTTAAAAGCCACAATACAAGCAATTCAGAATAGCACAGGAAGCTTGCTGGGTTAGAAAGAACaggatgatgttgccatggttgTCTCAGGATCACGACATGGCCCAACGGGTCCACCTCACCAATATACTCAGCCTCAACCCCAACCCTAAACTTCTCCCCGAGCTTCATATAATCCACCCTAGTATTATCCTCCAAACAACATCCGGTCAACTGTCCAACCACTAGGTTACTCCTTATGGCGAGCGCCAGCACCGCATAATACTATTTCACCTTCACAACATTTTAgagcacccaacgaccctagaaaatAGTGGCATGGAGGGGAACAAAgtcaaagaaatagtttcacgccaatcAGGGAATCCtgcacaagcttgtttgaaaggTTTAaacattctggcctgattgagccgctcctcggctatactccagacccatatgcagaAGGTTTTGATCATATTGtacggtgcatgtaccactctaatgtccaatgGCATAATATTGAAGATTGTCatactttgaaaagggaaatagaaagaatgattcaagaagggataaaTGTGATCCAGGACAGTGACACCCAAAATATCGTGCAAATTCCTTTACTTGCACATGATGATGTACACTTTGTGAGGATGATGCGTGGTAACAGGGAGTATGAGAATTCTCGCGGGAACTTGTGTAAGCACGTAATTCTTGACCCGTGCAAATTTTAAAGTTagttttagtattttaatatttttaaaatatttacttgactttattttaatataattttaatcttTTACTTTTAGTCCTAGGacataaaaaaatagttttatttgttgTGTTTAtcgcttttctatatttttatcattagTTTAAGATCAATTCGTATATTTTTATTCATGGTGTCTTAATTTTATCGTGACTTTAGcctattttttttgctttttactttattgttataacatttaaaaatacaaaagaaaaaaatggtaGGTTCATTTTAAGATTTTGTTTATATTCTTAACtaagtttaattaatatttggtaagatttttgagtttgtctttgtccaacAAGAAATTTGTAGGCCCAAAGGTGTGAGTCCATTCCTTTTAACTTAAACCCAATTATTCTTAGTCCATTCTTCCCAACCTATTAGCCCATTtatgtgcaagatttaatcctagccatctatttcTTTCTAATCCAATGGTCATCATCCCTTCCCACTTTCATATAAAATaccaattatagaaaccctaaAAAACGTTTTCAACTCCTAGTCTTGAAAAAGGGACCAGCTGCCAAAACCTCCACGAAAAGGCACCAAAACCGCCCACCACGTCCTCAGCGGCCACACACGATCGGAACCCTAGAACCTTAGCAGACTGGATCTTCTTCTTCATGGAAAAGAGACAAACTGAACCCTAAACCTCCATAGCCGTCGGACCTTCCTTCTTCTTCAACATAAAAACCAAACACAAACCTTAACCTTCTTCCTCATGAATAAAACAACAATGGAACAAGCTAAAACCTAACTAATCTACATCGCCGATGCCGCCAGCAACAACCCTTCTCCTTCTGCACGCCACCAACAGTCCCCTGAGTTCACCAAACACCAACGAACAACACCAAAAGACGACCCTAAACCACCAGTAGCCTAGCCGCCAGCGACCCCTCGCCTAAAAACGACCAGCTCCTCTCCAACCAACAACCCCGATCTCCATCCCCGTCACACATGCCGGAAACTCCAACCAGACCAGCAAATCCTCACCACTCATACACAGGCATACGCGAGAAACAAGTGGTATTGGTTCGTACATGAGGTTGAGTTGAGTTTGTTGAAGTCGTTGTTGTCCGCCGAGGTCTTGTTCAGTCATACGTCGAGGTTACTGTTCGAGTTCTTGTTGCTGTTTTCATCCTGTTCGTGCTGCGATTCGCTCGATTTTGGCTTAAGGATCTTGTACGATTTTCAAGTGTCGAAGGAAATCTGATAACTCTTTTGAGGTTCATTTCTCGCTTTGCTCTCACTTTAGATTTTGTTCGCGTGTATGTGATTGATTTTTGATGACATGAATGCTATTTGTTTGTCCTCTGTTTGTAATTCGCTTCATTTAGTTTGAATACTGGGCTTCCTTTTGATCCTTAATTTCACCTGAGAACAACACTAAACCAATTTGCTAAATCGTTAATAATGTGACATGGCCTAGTGACTTAGTTCGATCTGAAAATCTGTGCGGGCTATATGATTTATTTGTGAGTTGATATTGGGGAATTAAATTGAAAGTTAAAAATGAATTTGCTATCATTTGGTTACTAGCAGAAATATTTTTGTTTGGTAAGTGTCTTGAACGTCATTGTGCAATTGAGAATTAGCATGGATTTTGTGaaagaaatttgattagaaaCATAGATGGTCTTGGTTTGGTTAAAAGCAAAACTGATACAGCATGGTACCAGAATTGATCAAAAGTTTAGGATTATCATGTCTATTATTTTAAATGTCCGTTAGAAGCATGTTTAGGCCGGCCACACTTAGATAGGCAATTTTAGGATTTTTCATTTGCTTTTGGTTTAGAGGTGAGAGGTTGTCCCTTAGATAAATtcatccggggaatgccccgtggactttgtaaatatttttaacccggggaatgccccgaagtaAATGTAAATGGAGTCGCGGTATCATCAATGGAGGCGTAGTATGAGCTAGGAAGACttgctttattttgttttatttctttttattaggAAGGGACGACCTCTAACCCTTTGGATGTTTATTTTCATTTGTGTGTTTTACCTTAATTTAAATATCTTAAAAGCCAACTAGATTGAGTACGCAACCGTGATTTTCaagggacttggggagtgcctaacaccttcttcccgagtcaaatgaacccccttacccgaatctctggtgcagaTTTAGATTTGGAGTCCTAAGtgttttttaaaaggaaaaattattttttttaaaaaaatggtgacctgacacaccgaaatcaaatgtcaggtggcgactctgaattattTTGAACACaaatttttgtcactttcaaaattgaaaaacccttttgagccttgcgaaatctttttattatttgtaagagggttagtgaggtttggttaaaaaaggggtgtgacatctctggcaactctgctggggatttgcaggttcgagctagtacttgatcttgttggctttttaggatattcggttgaggtttttatgtgttttgtttgctttatttaatttttattttgtttatgtcattttattatttgctagttGCTTATTTGTTTATAGTTTTTCCTTTATGTGTTATTGTTTTATAAACTGTCATCATATGCATTACCTAGTcaattctttctgcaacaagtctcaGAGCACGCGTCGCGTGCACGaactctttgttgagtcacccttGATTTAGGAGGGGGGCCGTCGgacgtatggagtgggtggaaagcttgagcagccaccatcgaccatacgcttccccgaattgccttgttagtgaaccccaaacttaggtcagcctttagtcatttttatttgcatcatgtcatttagaCCTAGTAGGGCTCGGTCCTAGGTACCGTGTCCCTTTGTAGGAAGCCTgtccaaattttgtcaaaatgggcTCGTGGCCCAAAATGACAGTTAATCATcctatgtgctaaatgttgcatttgtgagggtaaaagggtcatttggcggaccgaaATCTTGGAAAGAAGGGTGAAAATGAAGAAAGTAGGGCCCACTCACACTTTTTTATATATAGTTTcccaaaaatcaaaatgaaaatgaaaaatccaaaaaaaaaagattttatacCTCtccattatttttcaaaaaaaaaattgaaaatagaaaatccaaaaaaattttacgttttccatcattttccaaaaattcaaaaaaagaaaatccaaaaagattttacatttttcatcattttcccaaaaaattctaaaaaaaaggagagaaagaaaaattcaaaaaaaaatatttttcaattttcatcaaaaataaaaaaaaaatggtttttccaaattagttatttttttttaaaggctTCCTCCCATGtttaatcttcccgaactacgcgaacctgattctcgtcttccggggcgggatacgtaggcaagccacatagggtccggtcttcctagtaggtcctaggttcttggcttccggggtcgtagccaaatcttgcGTGTATAGCCATATTTGGCCACATTggccgtttttgcaaaaatagaagTGTTTTCTCAGAGTAGTTTGTTATCTATTGTCTTAGGATCTTGAGTCTACAATAAAGTGTCCTCTTAATTCTAAGATTCATTCCTGACaaatttgcatgtctagccattttggccacatcggccatttttgcaaaaaaaaagggATCCATTTCCGCAAAGTAGTTTTTTAGACCATGATTGTCGGGATATTAAAGTCATGTAAGATTTAAATGGAGTATTTCTCATGCATTAGGGGTCAACTTTGTCAAGTTTGCGTTAATAGCCACTTTTAGCCACTTACTCCATTTTGCAAATATAGCCAAGTTGTGTCCTGCATTTGTCCACTAGGAAATGTGATGGGGTCACGTAGTGTCCCGAGTCGCTAACCATGTTGGCTTCATTCAGGTATGGACCCGCTGATTCGATCCAAAGTGCTGATGGTAGTAAAGATTCCTAGGAAGTTGATCAAGTGGTGGAAAACGTTTTCATCGTTAGAGCAGCATGAGTTAATGTAGAAATTGGGCACCCTAACTTCCCTTCTTGATATCACACCCCGCCCAGACTTAGTGGAGGCGATGCTGACTTATTGGGATCCGCAAAATTTGATTTTCAGATTTGGAGAGTGTGAGATGACTCCTACCTTGGCGGAAATGTCTGGTCTCACTCGTTTAAACTATATAGGCAAGGACATGATACTTCCTCGAGACCAATGCCTGAAAGATAATAAGCATTTAAAATGTCTTGAGCAGTCCTGGATATCCTTGGATTATTTGTTTGCTAGATTTGGACCACAGGATAGTTTTGATATCTTTTGGGATGAGTTCTGCACAACCAAGGCAAAGTGGCAAAGACGTCGCCTCGAAGCTTTCAGCCTTGCTTTGTTGGGATTATTGGTTTTTCCATTAGATGAGAGGCATATTAGCACCCGTCTACAGTCAGTGATAATGGCACTATTTCATGAGAAGCAACGCGAAACCGTTACCGTTGTGCCGATGATCTTAGCAGAGTTGTACCGAGCCCTGAGTGAGGTTAGGGGAGGTGTCAGATATTTTGAGGGAAGTAACCTTTTGCTACAGCTGTGGATGATGGAGCATTTGTACACCACTTCCTTACTTTGTCCCATCGACCGTGCCTTGAGGTATCGGGTGGTATGCATCGAACGCAGGATGAAATCTCCTAAGTTTAGGTACCTAGTAGGCATCACGGCTTGGATTGAGTTCCTCGGTTTGAGGACAAATGGGAATGTTTTGTGGGCTTACCTTTGGCTACCTTTGGATGATATCTTGGTAGGGTGCCTCATGCTGCCTTTCCTGATGCTGATAGGACTCAAGTGTGTCAGACCGTACACTCCCGATAGGGTAATGCGGCAATTGGGCAGAAGACAAGAGGAGCCTCCAACTTTGAATCTTCGGAGGCACATCATAAATTTTAGCAAAAAGGCGGTTGATGAAATCAAGTATGTGCAATACTGGAACAATGcaaagaggatgaagaaaaataCATTAGTAGAGGACGTCGGCAGGCCCGAGTGTACTCAGGAGTACTTGATTTGGTTACAATCCGTCCCGCCAGGGGTCAGCATCCTATTGCCAGCCCAACTCAGGGGTCGGGCAGTTCAGACAGATGATTTTGGGGAAGCATCGGACCAAGATTCCTGGGATAAGCTTGAGTTGATAAAGTCTCAGTTAGTGGGATTGGCAGCAAGCGTGGAACAGCATAGCCAGTATTTGTTCAGGGTCGGCCTTCAGGATGAGGGGGCACACGCCAGGGCCTTTATTCCCAGCGTCGGTGTTTCTTTACGTGGCATGttacagagtttgagcatgacggaCAGCCCAGGACCATCCCAGTCAGGACAACCGCAttcaggagcagcttgaggagtcattctatttaggtgttttgagattgtcttatgttgtcttttactttcGTGTCTTGTCTAGAAGTACCGAGTCCTTTAGGTAATGTCAGAGTCTGTCATAGTGTAGTTGAGTCGTTCATGTCTTTCATTATCGTATTTCCCTTTGTATTTTAATATCGAaaagttttaaatgaaaaatcccaaaaagattttgttttaAGTTTATTTTCCACCACTtctccagaactacgcttggtatgattcatgagggacatgatacgtaggcaacctacatcgggttcgatcaaatcatttttggttcaaaataaaaagagaaagaggaagaaaagagtgataagaggtgttggaaaagaaagagaagaaaggattGAAATGAGCAAATTGGGATGATTCCATATGACCCAGCGACCCTCAAAGCCATTTTAGAACCGTTAATCGTTGCTAGGTTCATTGCATGTAAGGTGATATTATTATTTGATAAATGCTCTAATGCTAACATggtggttttgtgttgttgtccTCTGTTATCTCTATTATGTttcaggaaggtggttagtttgttggcatcctggcaagtcatccatacaacacccgatcaaagcgTCAAACAGTTATGGCTAGTAGGGAAACAGACACTGGAGTTGTAGACCCACCAAGGGAGATTGTTGAGTCAGAATCGGAACTACAAGAGGAGGTCCGGAGGTTGAAGcatcagatggcagaaatgtatcaagcctggatTAAGGGACATCCTCCACCCTCGTTCCCTTCCAACTACACAAAAAACCCTGCTTCCATTCCACCACTCTCTCAATCCCAGATGCCCAATACCATTGATCTTTCCCCACAACACTCACCTGGCTTTACCCCTTACCACAACTACCCcagcacttcaacccaaactgtTCATGCTCCgccagccaaaacaacctcataccctgctccgacatttgctcctatttttgtaccccctccacaagctaccctccaccgatcctctagtgagcccGCATTCCCCGCTACAGATGCCCACTACTATGCACCAGAGCCCACATTCAAAGTCCCGGATCCTTACTCTTACACTCCCCaatttgagcctcatgttgaaactgaCAAACCACCCAAGAACGCAGAGTAAGaagagatgtttaggaaggtacagagtctggagcaatcattgaaaaatatgcaagggttgggaaaccaagtgagtgtggcctataaggatttgtgtcTATTCCCCGATGTCCAATTGCATgtcgggttcaagatgcccaagtttgacttgtatgacggaCATGGGGATCCTGTAGCTCATCTGAGAGGTTATTACAGTAAAATGAGAGGCGCCGGGGGAAAAGATGAATTACTAATGGCAtacttcagccaaagtctgagtggggtagctttagaatggtacacccgccagaACGCTAGCAGGCGGTACActtgggacgatatggctcaggcctttgcctggcactttcagtacaatatagacattgttccAGACCGCCTATCTCTGAACAAGGTGGAGAAGAAacccagtgaaagctttagagaatatgggttccgatggagggagcaagttTCACGAGTCAATCCTCCAATGGAAGAAGACGAGATGGTTAAATACTTTCTTCAGGCCCTAGAGCCCACTTACTATGGACACTTGATCTCAGCCATTGGCAAGTCTTTCAATGATGTGGTGaagatgggagaaatggtggaagaAGGGCTCAAATCGAGTAAGATCGTGAGCTATTCTACTataaaagcaaccacccaggcaatCCAGAGTGGCACCGGAAGTTTGCCaggcaagaagaagaaggaagatgtTGCTATATTTGTCTCCGGATCATGGCATGGCCAGAGGAGTTCACCTCATTAGTACATCCATCCTCGACCCCGACCCCAAACCTAcgcccaagctccatataatccacctcAACATTACTTTTCCTCGCAAAACCCCCAATACTCAGCCAGGCCATCCCAATACCTTGTTCACCACGCACAGTCATATACTCAACCCCCTACTTACCCGCAATGGCGTACTCCAGCTCCGCAGAATatctacccagctccacaaaatacctatccacccccacaaCTCTATTAAAACCCCACTGGTTCAAATTTTCGATCAAGGCCAGAGTATAGGAGAGAGAGGCAGCAGCGGAAACAAACTTTTACCCCGCTTGGAGAGTCCTATGCTAGTCTATTTCAAAGGTTAAGGCAGTTGGACGTCTTGAGGCCGATTGAGTCAAAGATACCGAATCCCCCTCCAAAGAACCTTGATTATTCCCTAAGCTGCGCATATTGTTCTGATACTccagggcatgacatagagaagtgttggcatttgaaacgggcaatccaggagctcattgatacAAACCAAATTGTAGTCCAAAGCCCAGAtgcgccaaacatcaaccaaaaccctttgCCAGCCCATGCAGAGATgcacatgattgaaatagttcACAAGGACGGGGAGCTCAAAAGGTCTTCTAagtccgtcatgatgattcgggccagTGAAAGCAATTTGGTTAAAGCTCCAGACTCTACCAAAGCAACGCCCTTAGGGATGACAGAAAAGCCAAGCTCACCCAATTCGAAACCACCAGTGTTGGTCGTGAAAGGGCTGTCGAGAGATACAAGGGAAAGGCCGGAAAGTTCAAAAGTGCTAGTACCAGGGATTTCAAGTAAGCCTGTCATAGTTGTGAAGGGGGCTCCTACTACCCCTATCATCATTAAACTAGTAACCCAGCTTCCAGTGGTGGATGCCAAGGCTGTTCCGTAGAATTATAAACAAGTGatagtgacatacaaaggaaaagaaatagaggAAGAAGTCAATGAAACTGGAGGATTGACTCATTCTGGGAGATGTTTCACCCTAGAAGAATTAAGGAAAGCCAAGCCATTCAAGGATAGCCCAATGCCAGTAAAGAAATCGGTCACTGAGGAAGAGGTTGAGgagttcctgaaaaagatgaaagtgcaggattattccattgtggagcagttaaggaaaacactagctcagatttctcttttgtctttgttgatacattcagatgaacatcgcagggtcttgatgaagattttgaatgaggcacatattcctgataagatcacagtgaaccacttggaaaagatagctggCAAGATCTTCGAAGCAAATAGGATAACTTTCTCAGACGATGAACTTCCTAGGGAGGGTACAAAACACAACCGATCTCTTTATCTCACGGTGAAGTGTCAAGATTCTGTTGTCTCAAGGGTTTTGGTTGATAATGGCTCTAGTGCGAATATTTGTCCCTTGTCTACTCTGCAAAAACTGAAGATTGGCACCAAAAGAATCCACTTGAACAGTGTGTGTCTTCGAGGCTTTGATGGGAGAGGTAAAGATTCTGTTGGAGATATAATGCTCGAATTGTCGATAGGGCCTGTTGagtttactatggaattccaagtgttagaTGTGGTTGTCTCCTACAACCTGTTGTTAGGCAGGCCCTGGATACATGCTACTAAGGTTGTCCCATCTTCTctgcaccaaatggtgaagtttgaatgggacacacaggaaatagttgtgcacgatGATGAGGACTTGTCAGACTGTAATGATACAATTGTTCCATTTATCGAAGCTAAAGACGATACGGGACCTTGGGTCTATCAGACTTTCAAAACAGTGTCTGTTGAGAAAATCCCTGAAGGAAAATGCATTCCAGGTCCTAAGCTATCCTCCGCGCCCGTCATGGTTgcgaatgaaatgttgaagaatggttttatCCCCGGCAAGGGTCTAGGCTcatctctgcagggtattgtGCATCCAGTACGCCCCGGTGGGAATcttggtacatttggtttgggattcatgccCACAGAGAAGGAcgtgaaaagggttaaaaatctGAAACAGAAGGTATGGTCGCTCCCCAAGCCCGTCCCACACATCtctaagtcttttgtcaagcTAGGGATCGAAAAGCCTCCAACCTCCTCAATCCCAAAACCTATGGTCAATGTTgatgaagagctgatcaagaggttccaaaGTCTGTTCGAAgaggtcaatatggtagaagttggtgaAAGCTCTAGAAAAGCAGATGTGTAGCTCGTTGGCCCAAacgtgaagcttagcaattgggaagctactcctctccctactaggaaggagttttggtagtttgctttgttttcctttctgttatctgggttattccagggttgtaatccaaatttttagttttgcttgttttgatgttccaacccttctatccttttattttcaataaaatgcaatttTTCGTTTTCTGTTATTCTTAATagtgttttattttgttcttttttcttttgtatagttctttttatgctggttgcagtgacatgacatgcatgaagagttttcagccgagtcttaaaagccaatctaattctgaaataacaatccaagaagtagaatatgatgatgaaatagaatatgatgaagaagcagcatttgaggaaatcagtaaagagctaaaacaatttgaagaaaaaccaaagcctaatttg
Proteins encoded in this region:
- the LOC142161757 gene encoding uncharacterized protein LOC142161757 produces the protein MLTYWDPQNLIFRFGECEMTPTLAEMSGLTRLNYIGKDMILPRDQCLKDNKHLKCLEQSWISLDYLFARFGPQDSFDIFWDEFCTTKAKWQRRRLEAFSLALLGLLVFPLDERHISTRLQSVIMALFHEKQRETVTVVPMILAELYRALSEVRGGVRYFEGSNLLLQLWMMEHLYTTSLLCPIDRALRYRVVCIERRMKSPKFRYLVGITAWIEFLGLRTNGNVLWAYLWLPLDDILVGCLMLPFLMLIGLKCVRPYTPDRVMRQLGRRQEEPPTLNLRRHIINFSKKAVDEIKYVQYWNNAKRMKKNTLVEDVGRPECTQEYLIWLQSVPPGVSILLPAQLRGRAVQTDDFGEASDQDSWDKLELIKSQLVGLAASVEQHSQYLFRVGLQDEGAHARAFIPSVGVSLRGMLQSLSMTDSPGPSQSGQPHSGAA